One genomic region from Cucumis melo cultivar AY chromosome 9, USDA_Cmelo_AY_1.0, whole genome shotgun sequence encodes:
- the LOC103498490 gene encoding pentatricopeptide repeat-containing protein At5g50390, chloroplastic, whose translation MNMELPLSRYQNYVYDRLQCYSTPYFSLRYSDSHLFMKTSFLSNRRKCRNSFCWVKCSSFEQGLRPRPQPKPSKLDVGVRKEAPLKETPVRKSSVGICSQIEKLVLCKQYRDALEMFEIFELEDGFHVGNSTYDALINACIGLKSIRGVKRLFNYMVDNGFEPDQYMRNRVLLMHVKCGMMIDACRLFDEMPERNAVSWSTIISGYVDSGNYVEAFRLFILMWEESYGCGPRTLATMIRASAGLEIIFVGRQLHSCAIKAGLGQDIFVSCALIDMYSKCGSLEDAHCVFDEMPDKTIVGWNSIIAGYALHGYSEEALDLYHEMCRSGVKMDHFTFSIIIRICSRLASVARAKQAHASLVRNGFGLDVVANTALVDFYSKWGKVDDARHVFDRMSCRNVISWNALIAGYGNHGRGEEAIDMFEKMLREGMMPNHVTFLAVLSACSISGLFERGWEIFQSMTRDHKVRPRAMHFACMIELLGREGLLDEAYALIRKAPFQPTANMWAALLRACRVHGNLELGKFAAEKLYGMEPEKLSNYIVLLNIYNSSGKLKEAADVVQTLKRKGLRMLPACSWIEVNNQPHAFLSGDKHHVQLEKVVGKVDELMLKISKLGYVPEEQNFMLPDVDEHEEKIRMYHSEKLAIAYGLLNTLERTPLQIVQSHRICSDCHSVIKLIAMITKREIVIRDASRFHHFRDGNCSCGDYW comes from the coding sequence ATGAACATGGAACTCCCTCTCTCCCGCTATCAAAACTATGTTTATGATCGCCTTCAATGTTACTCCACTCCCTACTTCTCCCTGCGTTACTCAGATTCCCACCTTTTTATGaaaacttcttttctttctaatcGAAGAAAATGCCGTAATTCATTTTGTTGGGTTAAGTGTTCTTCGTTTGAACAAGGGCTACGCCCACGGCCTCAGCCTAAACCTTCGAAACTTGATGTGGGTGTTCGTAAAGAAGCTCCTTTGAAGGAGACCCCTGTTAGGAAATCCAGTGTTGGGATCTGTAGTCAAATAGAGAAGTTGGTTTTGTGTAAACAGTATCGAGATGCACTTGAGATGTTTGAAATTTTTGAACTTGAAGATGGTTTTCACGTTGGTAACAGTACGTACGATGCGTTGATTAATGCATGTATTGGGTTGAAGTCTATAAGAGGAGTGAAGAGGTTGTTTAATTACATGGTTGATAATGGATTTGAACCTGATCAGTACATGAGGAACAGGGTTCTACTTATGCATGTGAAATGTGGTATGATGATTGATGCTTGTAGACTGTTCGACGAAATGCCTGAGAGGAATGCGGTTTCGTGGAGTACTATAATTTCCGGGTATGTAGACTCTGGAAATTATGTTGAAGCGTTTAGATTGTTCATTTTGATGTGGGAGGAGTCTTATGGTTGTGGGCCTCGTACCCTTGCTACAATGATACGGGCATCAGCTGGTTTGGAAATTATTTTTGTTGGTAGGCAATTGCATTCATGTGCAATAAAAGCAGGACTAGGACAGGACATTTTTGTTTCCTGTGCGTTGATTGATATGTACAGCAAGTGTGGAAGCCTTGAAGATGCTCATTGCGTTTTTGATGAGATGCCTGATAAGACAATAGTTGGATGGAATTCAATTATAGCTGGTTACGCACTCCATGGCTACAGTGAAGAAGCTCTGGATCTATACCATGAGATGTGTCGCTCTGGTGTTAAGATGGACCATTTCACTTTTTCTATAATTATAAGAATATGCTCGAGATTGGCATCGGTAGCACGTGCTAAGCAAGCACATGCGAGTTTAGTTCGTAATGGCTTTGGGTTAGATGTAGTAGCTAATACAGCCCTTGTGGATTTCTATAGCAAATGGGGAAAAGTAGATGATGCTAGACATGTTTTTGACAGGATGTCTTGTAGAAACGTAATATCATGGAATGCCTTGATTGCTGGATATGGGAATCATGGTCGTGGGGAGGAAGCCATTGATATGTTTGAGAAGATGCTTCGGGAAGGCATGATGCCAAACCATGTGACATTTCTTGCTGTTTTATCTGCTTGTAGTATTTCAGGTTTGTTTGAACGTGGATGGGAAATTTTTCAATCAATGACTAGAGATCACAAAGTTAGACCACGTGCTATGCATTTTGCATGCATGATTGAATTGCTAGGTCGAGAAGGGCTGTTAGACGAAGCATATGCCCTTATAAGGAAAGCTCCATTTCAACCAACAGCAAATATGTGGGCTGCATTGCTTAGAGCTTGTAGAGTTCATGGAAACCTAGAACTTGGTAAGTTTGCTGCTGAAAAACTTTATGGGATGGAACCTGAGAAGCTTAGTAATTATATTGTACTTTTAAACATATATAACAGTTCTGGTAAGTTAAAGGAAGCAGCTGATGTTGTTCAGACATTAAAAAGAAAGGGCTTAAGAATGCTTCCAGCATGCAGTTGGATAGAAGTTAACAACCAGCCGCATGCATTCCTATCTGGGGATAAACACCATGTCCAATTAGAAAAAGTAGTGGGAAAAGTGGATGAATTAATGTTGAAGATCTCAAAGCTTGGTTATGTACCTGAAGAACAGAACTTCATGCTTCCAGATGTTGATGAACACGAAGAAAAGATACGGATGTACCACAGTGAGAAATTAGCAATAGCTTATGGTCTTCTAAACACTTTAGAACGAACGCCATTGCAGATTGTGCAAAGCCATCGCATTTGCAGTGACTGCCATTCTGTGATTAAACTGATTGCTATGATTACCAAACGTGAAATTGTGATCAGAGATGCTAGCCGATTTCATCATTTCAGAGATGGGAATTGTTCTTGTGGAGACTATTGGTGA
- the LOC103498739 gene encoding E3 ubiquitin-protein ligase MPSR1-like: MSDSDSSPSPSPPPPPRTLSMLLPFLLGLARTTTGSNLNQIVVLDHAARTVVVFEGHVLDSLLRDLSEKSGPLPASKASIDAMPRVGVTELGTDCAICLDGFEVAEEAREMPCKHMYHSDCIEKWLNVRGTCPVCRFVMPVDDRRKDGGVGGGDVEEDEDMEGGESGEGRVVVVNLWVNDGEPMDVESGLEHGSEDSDSESQDEIMVEVDGSSTQEQDPSFSGNVIV, translated from the exons ATGTCTGATTCCGATTCTTCTCCCTCTCCTTCACCGCCACCGCCTCCGCGGACCCTTTCTATGCTTCTCCCTTTTCTCCTTGGCCTTGCTCGAACCACCACCGGATCCAACCTCAACCAGATCGTCGTTCTCGACCATGCTGCGCGAACGGTTGTCGTTTTCGAAGGACACGTTCTTGACTCTCTTCTTCGTGACTTATCGGAGAAATCTGGGCCCTTGCCGGCGTCCAAGGCTTCGATCGATGCGATGCCCAGAGTTGGGGTTACGGAATTGGGGACAGATTGTGCGATTTGCTTGGATGGATTTGAAGTCGCCGAGGAAGCCAGGGAGATGCCGTGTAAACATATGTATCATTCTGATTGTATTGAGAAATGGTTGAATGTTCGTGGAACGTGTCCGGTTTGTCGGTTCGTGATGCCGGTGGATGATCGGAGAAAGGACGGTGGTGTTGGTGGTGGTGatgttgaagaagatgaagatatGGAAGGTGGAGAAAGTGGAGAAGGACGGGTGGTTGTAGTTAATTTGTGGGTTAACGATGGTGAACCGATGGATGTTGAGTCGGGATTGGAACATGGATCAGAGGATTCCGATTCAGAATCACAAGATGAAATTATGGTTGAAGTTGATGGCTCATCAACACAAGAACAAGATCCAA GCTTTTCTGGAAATGTCATTGTTTGA
- the LOC103498491 gene encoding uncharacterized protein At5g19025, whose translation MVYFPYSISVCKSVDQPTVMASSVNLADSSSKSRNKRMPASSTCSKFPVCHRSRSAVIDIVILIAVVGACGFLLFPYMKLVIVESLEIFGAILYLMGEEVSRAPWIYGSIGLSIFCASLAAWVVLICTSRKCGNPYCKGLRKAAEFDIQLETEECVKNSTPLVKNGVKKGLFELPRDHHRELEAELKKMAPPNGRAVLIFRARCGCSVGRLEVPGPRKQLKKIKK comes from the coding sequence ATGGTCTATTTCCCATACTCGATCTCGGTCTGCAAGTCCGTTGACCAACCAACCGTTATGGCGAGTTCGGTGAATTTAGCCGATTCAAGTTCCAAATCAAGAAACAAAAGGATGCCTGCTTCATCGACTTGTTCGAAATTCCCTGTTTGTCATCGGTCTCGATCGGCCGTTATCGATATTGTGATTTTGATTGCTGTGGTTGGTGCTTGTGGGTTTTTGTTATTTCCTTATATGAAGCTTGTGATCGTTGAATCCCTTGAGATTTTTGGGGCGATTCTGTATTTAATGGGAGAAGAAGTCTCTCGTGCTCCTTGGATTTATGGATCCATTGGACTTAGTATTTTCTGTGCATCATTAGCTGCTTGGGTTGTTTTGATTTGTACAAGCAGGAAATGTGGAAATCCTTATTGCAAAGGACTTCGAAAGGCGGCTGAATTTGATATACAATTGGAGACAGAGGAGTGTGTGAAGAACTCCACTCCATTGGTTAAAAATGGAGTGAAGAAAGGGCTTTTTGAATTGCCCCGTGATCATCACCGTGAATTAGAAGCTGAACTTAAGAAGATGGCACCTCCTAATGGAAGAGCAGTGCTCATTTTTAGAGCAAGATGTGGCTGTTCTGTTGGTAGGTTGGAAGTCCCTGGGCCTAGGAAGCAGCTGAAGAAGATCAAGAAATAG